The Flavobacterium faecale genomic sequence TTGTCTTCTTGTAATTTTTGTTCTATTCTGTTCATGGTGTTCTTTTTGTCAAATAAGGATGGGAAGCAAGTCGTTTAATTGGTTGCGGTAAAGGCCCACGCAATTTGATTAGACTCTAGCAAGACTTCCATACGTTTGTAATGTACTCCTTCATAGGTGTCAGCCATCAATAATTCTTCGTCGGTGATTTCATAAAGCAACCCTTTGATTACGTCTTCACGTTTTTCTGTTGAGGTAATGATAGGGTAGGACGCCATACCAAATTCTTCTTCGATTTCAATTTTGGTAACGGTGTAGCCAATCAAAGAATCGGGAGTTCCTTTTAGAGAGCGTCCGAATATATTTTGTTGAATATCTGTTTCTTGTAAGGATCCGTATGCGAATAATTTTGCCATTGTAATGTTTTTTTAGTTCAAGTTCATTGTTGTTGCTTCCGCGTTTGTTATGCTCCCGAACGAGCGGGAAGCATCCTTTTTTAGGACTTATTTTGCCCCAAAAAAGATATAGCGAACAGCCCACGCACTCCAAATAAATCGGAATTATGCGGGAAAGCTCAACTACAATTTAAAATAATCGATATAAGTTTCTAAGTCTTTGTCTCCACGACCAGAAAGGCAAATAATGACAATATCTTCGGGTTTAAATTTTTTCTCTTTTAGTACAGCCAAAGCGTGTGAGGTTTCGATTGCCGGAATAATTCCTTCCATTTGTGCCAGTTCATACCCGGCTTTCATAGCGTCGTCATCTGTAATCGAATAAAACTCGCCACGTCCTGAGGTAGCCAAATGAGAGTGCATAGGACCAACTCCTGGATAATCAAGACCTGCAGAAATAGAATACGGCTCAGTGATTTGACCGTCTGGCGATTGCATCAATAAGGTTTTACATCCATGAATGACACCCACTTTTCCGAGTTTACTGGTTGCAGCACTATGACCGCTGTTGACGCCTTTTCCGGCTGCTTCTACAGCTATAATTCCAACTTCTGGCTCGTGCAAAAAGTGGTAGTAAGTTCCGGCAGCGTTGCTTCCGCCACCAATACAAGCAACTACATAATCAGGATTTTCGCGTCCTTCATGTTCTTTTAACTGCCATTTTATTTCTTCGGATATGATGCTTTGAAAACGAGTTACCATATCGGGATAAGGGTGTGGCCCAATCGCCGAACCGATGATGTAATGTGTGTCTACAGGATTATTGATCCAGTCACGAATGGCCTCATTGGTAGCATCTTTCAAAGTACGAGAACCCGATAAAGCGGGACGAACCTCTGCACCCAACATTTTCATACGTGCCACGTTTGGCGCTTGACGTTTGATGTCAATTTCGCCCATGTACACAATACACTCCATGCCCATAAGCGCGCATACGGTAGCGGTTGCCACCCCGTGTTGACCCGCACCAGTCTCAGCAATAATACGGCTTTTGCCTAGTTTTTTAGCCACTAGAATCTGCCCAATCGTGTTGTTGATTTTGTGTGCTCCGGTATGATTTAAATCTTCTCTTTTCAGGTAGATTTTGGTGTTGTACTTCTCAGACAAGCGCTTAGCGAAGTACAGTGGGCTAGGGCGCCCAACATAATCTTTTAGTAATTGGTCAAACTCTGCTTTGAACCCCGGTTCTGCCGTAATTTTAAGGTAGTTTTGACGTAATTCTTCTACGTTTGGATATAGCATTTCGGGGATGTAAGCACCACCAAATTCGCCATAATACCCTCTTTCGTCTACGTTATATGATGCCATTTTCTTGTTTGTGTTATGAGATGCGATAGATCGCCTCTTTATTTTAATGTGAAGAGACTTTGTAAGGCCTCTATATTTTTTAATCCTGGTTCTATTTCAAATTTACTATTCAGGTCAATGGCATGAATGGGTAAATTAGTTTTCATTATTTCACTTACATCCTCCATTTCGTCCAATCCAATGCCGCCACTTAAGAAGAAAGGCTTGGTAGAAGGGTAGTTTTTGAGTACTGTCCAATCAAATGTGCTTCCGTTTCCGCCAGGGAGCTTCCCTTTTGTGTCAAAAAGGAAGTAGTCACACACTGATTCATAAGGGTTTAATACCTCAAAGTTAAAGTCGTCTAAGATAGAAAAAACTTTAATAATTTCTATCCTGTTTTTTAATTTGCTTCGTAATTCGCTACAAAATGCTACAGATTCTTTTCCGTGCAATTGTACGGCTTGCAAATCGTGTTGGCTTACTTTCGCTAGAATACCTTCAACGGTTTCGTTAACAAAGACCCCTGTTTTCTTGATACTCTCAGGCAACTTTGGAATCACACCATCAAAATACCGAGCAGAACGTTCCCAAAATATAAATCCCATGTAATCGGGTAGGAGTGTCGCTAACTCAAGTATGTTGTCAGGGTATTTCATGCCGCAGACTTTTATCTTCATAATTTATGGCTTTTAGCGGTTGGCTTTTAGCTTTTGGCAATTTGCCCTTTGCTAAAAATATTTTTATTGTATTCAGATGGGAGGCTAAAAGCTATGAGCCAATAGCCAATAGCTCATCTACAAATTCTTTCATGGCATTTAGCTTTTAGCAATTTGCCCTTTGCTAAAAATATTTCTATTCTATTCAGATGGAAGGCTAATAGCCAATAGCCAACAGCCAATAGCCAATAGCTAATAGCCAATAGCCAACAGCTCATCTATAAACTCCGTTGCTGCCTTCCCCGCATTGTCCGTTTTCATGAAGTTTTCACCAATCAAGAATCCTTTGTAGCCGTACGGTTTTAATTCGGTAATGGCTTCGATGCTAGAGATACCGCTTTCAGATACTTTGACAAAGTCATTCGGAATCTTATCTGCCAATTGCTTGCTGAAGTCTAGGCTTACTTCAAAAGTTTTTAGGTTTCTGTTGTTTACCCCGATCATGTTTAGAGTCGGCATAATTGATTTTTCTAATTCTTCGAGGTTGTGTACTTCGAGTAAAACTTCGAGACCAAGACTTTGAGCAAATTCAGATAACGATTTGATTTCGTCACGAGTCAAAACCGCCGCGATGAGCAGAATCAAATCGGCTCCGTGTGCTTTGGCTTCTAAAATTTGGTATTCGTCTACAATAAACTCTTTTCGCAATAACGGAATATTCACCGATGCTCTCGCTAGTAATAAATCGTCTAATGAGCCACCGAAGTATTTTCCGTCGGTTAGAACAGAGATGCCACAAGCACCGGCTGCTTCGTATCCTTTTACGACTTCTTCCACCGTGAAATCATGATTAATCACCGATTTGGATGGAGAACGACGTTTGTGTTCAGCAATGATTCCTGAGTTGCTGTTCTTTAAATTTTGACTAAGCGAAATCGTTTCTTTCGAAAAAAATACAGAAGCTTCCAATTGTGATACCGGAATGATTGATTTTTTGAGAACTACTTCTCTTTTTTTATCGAAAATAATTTTATCTAGAATATTCATTTTGTATTTTATTTGAAGTTATTTCTGTTTGCCGTTTGAAGTTGATCAAACAACTTTAAACCTTAAACGTTGAACTATTCTTTGTTATTTGTTTTTTAGCAAATTTACGAATTTACCAATTGTTAGTCCTTGAATTAGAATAGAAAAACACACAATAACGTAGGTAATTGTTACCCAAATATCTTTTCCTAATTCAGTCGGAATGGATAGTGCCAAAGCAATAGAAATTCCACCTCTTAAACCACCCCAAGTCAATATTAATACTGTTTTGGGACTAATTTCTTCTTTTAAGCGAATAAAAAGAGAAGGGATTAAAACGGATATATAACGGGTTATCAATACTATAAAAATAAGGATTATACCAATTATCAAAATAGTTTTATCAGTATTAATCACTAGCAATTCAAGACCAATTAAAACAAATAATAAGGCATTTAAAATTTCGTCTGCCAACTCCCAAAATTTATCTACATATTCTGCAGTGATGTCAGACATTCCTAATGTTTTTCCATGGTTTCCGGTTATAAGACCTGCGATTACCATAGCCAAAGGTCCAGATACATGTGTGTAATGTGCCAAAGAATAACCACCCATAACAATAGCAAGCGTGATCAAAACCTCAACATTATAACTGTCAATACTGGCAATTAATTTATAACCAATCCAACCCACGATACCACCAAGTATGATTCCGCCAATAGCTTCTTGACCAAAAACAGTTGCAATGCTTAGAAAAGACACATCTGCGTTGGGCTTTGCCAATTGTAGAATGGTAATAAAAACTACTACAGCTACACCATCGTTAAACAGTGACTCTCCTGCAATTTTGGTTTCTAGTGATTTTGTTACTCCCGCGGTTTTCAAAATACTCAAGACTGCAATTGGGTCTGTGGGTGATATTAATGCTCCAAAAAGTAAACACTGGATAAGGTTCACGTCTAAATTAAAAGCATTCAATAACCAAAAACTACTATAACCAACAATAAAGGTACTGATGATCACACTAAGCGTTGAAAAGAGCATGATACTTAATTTCTCAGCTTTTAAATCCTTGAATTTAATATGAATTGCTCCTGCGAAAAGCATAAAACTTAGCATCACCTCCAGTAATAATTCGCTAAAATTAATTCCGTTAAGTATTTCGGCTACATTTTCTTTTAAAGTAGGGAAGATGAAGCTAACTCCAATAATTCCAAGAGAAAATAATAAAGAAACGAGCATCAATCCAATGGCATTAGGTAGTTTTAAGTATCTAAAATTGATGTACGCAAAACTTGCCGATAAAACGATAAGTAGAGATATAAGGGGGAATAATTCCATGTGTATTATTGTTGATTAAAACGTTTTTTGTCAATGAGTTACTTACTCAATTCTTGTAATTTTTGTAAAGAAGCTAATGCTTTCCCAGATAGTAAACTTTCTATGGCCGTACCAAAACCTTCAAGCGGCGTGCAGCCCGTAACCGTTGCAATTGCCATTGCAGCATTGGCACAAACAACATTATTTTGTGCATCATTCCCTTTTCCAGCTATGATATCGGTAAACATTTGTGCCGATTCATCAATTGTTTTTCCGCCTTCAATCTCAGACTGTTTTAACAGTGAAACGCCAAAATCAGCAGGATTTAAAACACCTTCTTTGGTATGCGTGATGTATTTTGCAGGGCAAGTCAACGAAATCTCATCATAACCATCTAGAGCATGCAAAATAGTGAAATTTGCCTTCGTGTTTTGATAGAGGTACCCATACATTCTGGCTAGTTCTAAATTAAAAACACCTACCAATTGATTTTGTGGAAACGATGGATTGACCATTGGTCCCAACATATTGAAAAATGTTTTTACTGCTAATTCTTTTCGAATAGGACCCACGTTTTTCATTGCAGGGTGAAAAAGAGGAGCGTGTAAAATACATATTCCTGCTTGGTCTACGGCAGTTTTTAAAAAATCGGGATCGTTACTGAATTTTATTCCTAGCTTCTCCATCACATTGCTAGAACCCGAAATAGAGGAAACACCATAATTACCATGTTTTGCCACTTTTATTCCCGCACCCGCAGTAACAAAAGAAGCTAAAGTCGATATATTAAAGGTGTCTTTTCCGTCTCCACCTGTTCCACACAAATCGATCGTGTTGAATTCGGATAAATCAACTCGCAAACAAAGTTCAAGCAAAGCTTCTCTAAAACCTTCAAGCTCATCAATTGTTACCGATCGCATCATATAAACGGTTAAAAAAGCGGCTATTTGACTGGAGTTGTAACTTCCGCTAGAGATGTTGACCAAGACATTTTTGGCTTCTTCTCTAGTTAATATTTCGTGATTGATTAATCGATTTAATATATTTTTCATTTTTTTTTAAGTTGCTATCCCGAAGCTTCGGGACTGAGTTGCTAAGTTTTTATCTTTAAGTGCAACTGATTACTATTCGCTTTTTTTATGCTTTGACATGTATTTTAAGTAATTGACAATTTCTTGCGAATCACTAGTTGTCAATCCCAAGGTCGGCATTTTTACTTTATGGCGATAGGCAGATGGATCAACGATATACTGCACTAATTCTTTTTCGATCCAATATTCGGTTACGCTCTTCGGATAATTCAATTCGGGTCCCATGCTGCCACCTGCACCATTGAGCGCATGACAGGTAATGCATTGTTTCTGAAACAAATCGTAACCCTTTACTGCTTGTGCATCCTCTTTTGGATATAAAGCAGCAGTGTTGGTGTTACTAGCTTCCAATTTTATTTTTACCAAATTATAAGGCCATTTGTACTGACTGTCTTTTGGAGAAACGGCTGGATAGACCAAGTAAAAAGGCGCTGCATCCATCTCATTTCCGTTTTTATTAATGGTTTCCCATTTTTTACCTTCTGGAGCGTCTACGTCCTGATAGGCGATAAACGGTTTTGCTTTCAAAAATAAATCCAAAGGCATTTCAGGTTGGTAGCCGTCTTTGCACTCGAAAACAATTTTTGTATTCTTGCTGTCTATTTTCGAAAGTTCCAATTCATTTTGCAATAGGTGCAAGGCATTAACAGCTTTGTATCTTTTAGTTTTATGATAAACAGGATCTTCGACTATGGTGATAACAGTGTCCTTGCCTTCTCTATTTTTTTCGAATAAAGCGACTAAATCAATCACAGTCTCTTTTTGAGAAACGATGGTACTTTCTGCTTTTTGTTCCTTTTTCTGTTGACAAGAAAAGATGCTAAAAACAACTGCACTCACTACTACAAATCGAACTATTGAAATTTTCATTTAATTGATTTTTTCTGCAAAAGAATTAGACTCAAAGTTAAAATGACAACTACTAAAAAACGGAATATAGCGACTGATTACTAGCCATTAACCCAATTTTCAAGCATTTTTTTTCCGGTAGGAGTCAACACGCTCTCAGGGTGAAATTGTACACCTCGTACATCATAGGTCTTGTGACGCAACGACATAACCTGACCATTCTCGTCAAATGATGTAGCTTCTAGCACATCAGGCAAAGTAGGATCGACTACCCATGAGTGGTAACGTCCAACTTCAATTTCTTTATCCAAACCTTGAAATAATATTTCGTCATCCACTACCGTTTTGATGTTGGTAGCAACGCCATGATACACTTTGTCGAGGTTAGATAGCGTTCCGCCATAGACTTCGCCAATCGCTTGTTGACCAAGGCAAACACCAAAAATGCTTTTTGTAGGTCCGTATTTTTCGATCACTGCTTTCAATAGTCCCGCTTCTTCTGGAATTCCAGGACCAGGTGAAAGTACTATTTTGTCAAAATGGGCAATTTCATCAATATCAAATTCGTCGTTACGATACACGGTAACCTCACAATTCAAATCTTCTAGATAATGCACTAAGTTGTAAGTGAAACTATCGTAATTATCTATAACTAGTATTTTCCCCCTAGCCCCCGAAGGGGGAACTGATGTAGAGGATGTATTTGCTTTTGTCATTTTTTGTCTTAATTAAAATTTTTAATTCCCCCTTCGGGGGTTAGGGGGATTATATTGTTTCTGCCAAATCCAAAGCCGTATTCAAGGCTCTTAATTTGTTATATACTTCTTGCATTTCACTTTCTTCATCTGAGCTAGCTACGATTCCGGCACCTGCTTGTGAGTGTAGTTCGTGATTTTTACTTAAAAAAGTACGAATCATAATCGCATGATTAAAGTTGCCTTCAAAATCCATGAAACCAATAGCACCACCGTAAAAGTTACGATTTGTTTTTTCGTACTCTTCAATCAGTTGCATCGCTCGGTGTTTTGGAGCACCACTCAAAGTTCCGGCAGGGAAGGTGTCTGCAACCACTTGCATGGTTGTAGCATTATCGTGTAAATGCCCAGTAACTTTGGAAACCAAATGGATCACATGCGAAAAGAACTGTACTTCTCTATAGCGATCAACTTGTACACCATGTCCGTGACGGCTAAGGTCATTTCGAGCCAAATCGACTAACATTACGTGCTCGCTATTTTCTTTTTTGTCTTCAGATAATTGTTTTGCCAATACTGCATCTTTCTCATCGTCACCAGTACGCTTGAAAGTTCCTGCGATTGGATGAATTTCGGCTTTTCGATCTTTTACGATAATTTGAGCTTCGGGAGAAGAACCAAATATTTTAAAATCTCCATAATCAAAAAAGAAGAGGTAAGGCGAAGGGTTGATGCTTCTTAAAGCTCTATAAACATTAAACTCGTCTCCTTTGAATCCTTGTGTAAAACGGCGGGACAAAACCAACTGAAATACATCGCCACGGAAGCAATGCTTTTTGGCAAGGGCTACATTTTGTTTGAACTCGGCATCTGTCAAATTTGAATATCCTTCACCTTCTCTAGTAAAACTGTAAGTAGCTAGGTTTCGTGTTTGCAGCAATTGCTCCAATTCTGGAATATTATTACGTCCGTCCAAACTATGACAGAAGATATAAGCTTGATTCTTGAAATGGTTAATCGCAATGATGTTTTGATAAACCGCATAATACACATCAGGAATGGTATTGCTGTTTTCTTTTTTGGAGATGTTTACTTTTTCAAAATAACGTACAGCGTCATAAGAAAGGTAACCAAACAATCCGTTGTTGATGAATTTAAAATCATTTTTTTCTGATTTGAATTGTCCCGAAAATTCCTGAATGATTTGTGGTATATCCGTTGTTGCATCAATAGAAATCGTTTCGGAGGTACCGTCAGGATAATTTTTATAAATCGTTTCGTTTTCAATTTTGAACGAAGCAATTGGATTGCAACAGATGTAGGAGAAGCTATTATCATTACCATGGTAGTCACTACTTTCGAGTAAAAGACTATTTGGGAATTTATCTCTAATTTTTAAGTACACGCTTACAGGGGTGATCGTGTCTGCTAGAATTTGTTTATAATGAGTTTTGAGTATAAAAGGTTCCAAATGAAAAATATTTTAAGGATTAATAATGAAAAAAACAATAATGACTTTAACGTAAAAAAGGCTTGTCGTGATGACAAGCCTTTGTATATTTATAGTTAACTACATACTATAGGAGCTTTGTTCACGACGACTGACGTAAATTGTTCCACCACCAAGTATTGTTTGTAATTGTTATCATAATTGTTTTGTTGTCACAAATATATAAATGAATTTTGATTTTTCAAATTATAAAGTGTGAAAATTTTACGAATATTTTTGATTTTTATCGAATAGGACCATCAGGCCCTTTATTTTATTCGAAAGTTAAAAAACCAAAGCCACTTTGAGTTCGAATTCATCGTATATGGTTTTGTCGCCTAGATCGTCAAAGAAGCTTCCGGATCCATATCGAATATCATATTTAGTACGATCTACCTTCAAAGTGGCCGTTGCGGTATTTCCTTTCACCACCAAATCAAAGATAATTGGGTGTGTTTGGCCTTTGATGGTTAAGTTGGCAATGACAGTGTAGGTATTATTGCCTTTGTCTGTAACGGTTTTGAAATTCAAAAGTGCAGTATCGAAGTTGTATACTCCAAAAAAATCATCCGATTTTAAATGGCCTTCAAGTTTGGCTTTTCCGCTTCCGGTTTGATCGGTGTTAGCGAGGCTTTTCATATCGGCGGTAAAATTTCCGTCGGTAACTTTGTTGTCTTTAAAAGTCAGCGATCCTTCTTTAAATTTTATTGTTCCTTCATGTTGTCCAGTGATTTTTTTTCCGATCCAATTAATGTTGCTTTTCGAAACATCAATTTTCTTTGTCTGTGCGGCCATGGTGGCGAAAGAAAAAATACAAATAACGGACCATACAAGTAGCTTTAAATTTTTCATAGTGGTTAATTTTAGTTAGTATTGGTTATGAATGCTTTTATAGGTAGGCTGCAATGAATAGTAAATTGCAACCATTTCGTTTCGAATGGTAATCGCTAAGTATATTCTAGTTAATAAACTGTTTGTTAGCAGTACTCTCAAAGTTACAAAAAAGAAGCGAAAATAGTTCTCTTTATTCAAAAGAAATCATTGCAGTACGATTCTTAATCCTTTTATAATGAGTAAGATGTGTTTTTGTAAAAACAAATAACCCCCAACAAAAAATGTTGAGGGTTATCGTCAAATTAAATTTTAAAAGGGAGAACTGTATCTCTATTGCTATCAAACTGCTATTGCAAAGCTATTTGATTCTATAAAAGACAGTTGGTAATCAAGATGATTAGAATTTCAAATCTACAGCAAGTTCAAACTCATCATTGATAGCTTTGTCTCCTAAGTTACTGAAGAAACTACCTGAACCGTATTTGATATCATATTTAGTTCTGTCTACATTAAATTTTGTAGTTGCTGAGTTTCCTTTTACCGCTAGGTCAAAAGTAACAGGGCTAGTTTTTCCTTTGATCACTAAGTCAGCAGTTACAGTATATAGGTCTTTTGCTTTTACAGCGATTTTTTTGAAAACTAAAGTTGCAGTTGCAAATTTATCAGTTCCAAAGAAATCATCTGCTTTCAAATGTCCGTTTAATTTTTCTTGGTATTCTCCGCTAAGGTCTGTAGCAGTCATAGAGGTCATGTCTACGGTAAATTTACCACCAACAACTTTGTTTGATTTAAAAATGATCAAACCGTCTTTAAAGTTTACGGTTCCGTTATGCTGACCTGTTACTTTTTTCCCTACCCAAGCAATAGAACTTTTTGCTGTGTCGATTTTTTTAGTTTGTGCAGTGATTGTTACAGTTGAAAGTAACACTACTAGTGATAATGCGATTGTTTTAAGATTTTTCATTTTGTGTGATTTGTTGTTTAGATTAAATTTGTTGTTTGTTATTATAGTGTGATAAATAATTCTTCGTTAGATTTTCTAACTTTTTTGTAATGCTGTGTAGCATCTTCTGTATGTCTGTAACCAACGGTAGCGATCAATGTTGTATTAAGGCCAAGAGCATCAAAGCCTAATATTTCATTTACTTTTTCAGGTAAAAAACCTTCCATCGGTGTTACATCAATTTGCTTTTCTGCTGCAGCGTTTAATAGGTTACCCATAGCTAAATATACTTGTTTTGCAGACCAAATATTTTTTGCGTCAGCAGGTAATCCAAGTAAGTTTGCCTTCATTAAATTCCCATAACCAGTGACAGCATCTAGAGGTAAATCTCTTGTTGCAGCAATGTTTTCGACATAACCATCAATATCTTCATCAGATAAACTTGTAACGTTTGCAAAAACAAGTAGGTGGGATGCTTCTACAATTTGACTTTGTCCCCATGCTACAGGTTGAATTTTTGCTCTAATTTCTGGGTTTTCAATGATGAAAACTTTGTATGGTTGTAAACCATAAGAAGAACTTGAAAGACGAATAGCTTCTTTTAAAAATTCTAAGTCTTCATTGCTTATTTTTTTGGTTGCATCAAATTTCTTTGTTGCATATCTCCAATTCTGATTTTCTAAAAATGTGTTCATAGTGTTTATTTGTTTCGGTATTTTTCTAATAATTGATTAAGTTGCTGTAATTCGGCTATTGTCAAATTTTTTGTAAAAGTACGTTGATGTTCTTTTACTTTTGGTTCTAATTCTATTAAGGTATCAAGACCTTTTTGAGTAATTAAAACTTCTATTTTTCGTCGATTGTCAGGACAAACTTGACGGGTCACAAACTTTTTGAGTAGTAATTTATCCACTAGGCGAGTAGTGTTACTCGTTTTTGCTACCATGCGCTCTTGTATGAGGTACATGTTAGCGGGATTTCCTTTTTGACCCCTTAGTATGCGAAGCACATTGTATTGCTCACTAGAGAGTTCGTAGGGTTTCAAAATTTCAGCAAATTGTTCTGAAATAACTTTTTCTGTATACAAGATGTTCAAGACGACTCTTGTCGAATCATCAAGTTTTCCTGTTGTTTTGGTTATGTCTTCGATGGTCATTGCTTTTTCATTTGTTATTTGTAGGTACAAATGTAGCGGTTATTTCATTTGTATATACAAATGAATGTAAATTTTAACATTTAATAAACATTTTAGTTGCAACACTAGGTTTTGAACTAATACTTTTTTGTGGATATAAATAGAGTAGGATACGCCCAAAATAAACATAAAAAAAACCCGATAAGCTTGATGCAAATCGGGTGATGATTGGTTTATGATTGTATTAGTCTTTTAATCCTATTTTGGATAAAATAGTTTCTAATAAACACCATTTTGTAAATCCGGATTGGATTAAGTTGACACCTATAAAAACGGTAAACCACATCCAGTTTTGATTGACGTAAAGGGTTAATAATAAACTTATTAAAATGAATGATCCTACTAGGATTCTAAAAACTTTATTTTTCATAGTGGTATTGCGTGTGATGAGGGAATTCTTCCTCTAAATAAATTATTAGTTTGATTTTTCGATATTTAAAACAGCGACATGAACATGAGAAGCACTTTTTTGTTCGCCATTAAATGCATCAACTAGTTCAAAAAAGGAGTCTACTTTTTCCTTTTTTACAAAAGCATAGTAAAGGATGGATTCGTTTTCGTTGATTTTGCTTCCGAACCAATTGCTTTCAATTGCCTCTTCGGATAAATCTTTAAATCCGGTTACTGTTTTATAAGTAAAGGTTTTTACATCTGCTTGTTTTAGCATTCTTTTTACTTCGCTATCAAATGACGATATAGCTGTTATGATGAGTAATTTCATAGTGTTTTAGAATTATAACAATTCCCTCCAAAAAAGGGAGGGAATTGGGGTCATTAAATTTATATATCATTTTCTTTATTAAGTACTGTCTCTCTTCCTTCGGAAAGGTTGGTGGAGGATTCCCATTTTTTACGCTCTGTGATGTAGTAAATAATAGGCACTACAATTAACGTAAGAATAGTTGAAACGATAGCTCCAAATACTAGTGAAATTGCTAATCCTTGAAACAAGGGGTCAAACAAGATGATAGAAGCTCCTATTACAACAGCTCCTGTTGTCAATAGAATAGGAGAGGTTCTAACTGCTCCAGCCTCTATAATGGCTTGTTTTAATGCGATACCGTCATTCAGTCTGATTTCGATAAAATCGATCAGTAAAACAGAATTTCGAACCATAACTCCAGCTAAGGCAATCATACCAATAAAAGAAGTTGCTGTAAAATAAGCGCCTAGCAACCAGTGTCCAAATACAATTCCGATTAACGATAACGGAATAGCCAACATCATTACGATTGGAGTTTTGAAGTTTTGGAACCATCCCACGATCAACATGTAGATAATCACAATGGCAACCATAAAAGCAACTCCTAAATCACGGAATACTTCTAAAGTAATCTGCCATTCTCCATCCCATTTTACAGTGA encodes the following:
- a CDS encoding anthranilate synthase component I family protein, with the protein product MEPFILKTHYKQILADTITPVSVYLKIRDKFPNSLLLESSDYHGNDNSFSYICCNPIASFKIENETIYKNYPDGTSETISIDATTDIPQIIQEFSGQFKSEKNDFKFINNGLFGYLSYDAVRYFEKVNISKKENSNTIPDVYYAVYQNIIAINHFKNQAYIFCHSLDGRNNIPELEQLLQTRNLATYSFTREGEGYSNLTDAEFKQNVALAKKHCFRGDVFQLVLSRRFTQGFKGDEFNVYRALRSINPSPYLFFFDYGDFKIFGSSPEAQIIVKDRKAEIHPIAGTFKRTGDDEKDAVLAKQLSEDKKENSEHVMLVDLARNDLSRHGHGVQVDRYREVQFFSHVIHLVSKVTGHLHDNATTMQVVADTFPAGTLSGAPKHRAMQLIEEYEKTNRNFYGGAIGFMDFEGNFNHAIMIRTFLSKNHELHSQAGAGIVASSDEESEMQEVYNKLRALNTALDLAETI
- a CDS encoding NAD(P)H-dependent oxidoreductase — translated: MNTFLENQNWRYATKKFDATKKISNEDLEFLKEAIRLSSSSYGLQPYKVFIIENPEIRAKIQPVAWGQSQIVEASHLLVFANVTSLSDEDIDGYVENIAATRDLPLDAVTGYGNLMKANLLGLPADAKNIWSAKQVYLAMGNLLNAAAEKQIDVTPMEGFLPEKVNEILGFDALGLNTTLIATVGYRHTEDATQHYKKVRKSNEELFITL
- a CDS encoding YceI family protein, encoding MKNLKTIALSLVVLLSTVTITAQTKKIDTAKSSIAWVGKKVTGQHNGTVNFKDGLIIFKSNKVVGGKFTVDMTSMTATDLSGEYQEKLNGHLKADDFFGTDKFATATLVFKKIAVKAKDLYTVTADLVIKGKTSPVTFDLAVKGNSATTKFNVDRTKYDIKYGSGSFFSNLGDKAINDEFELAVDLKF
- a CDS encoding YgaP family membrane protein, which encodes MKNKVFRILVGSFILISLLLTLYVNQNWMWFTVFIGVNLIQSGFTKWCLLETILSKIGLKD
- a CDS encoding YceI family protein — encoded protein: MKNLKLLVWSVICIFSFATMAAQTKKIDVSKSNINWIGKKITGQHEGTIKFKEGSLTFKDNKVTDGNFTADMKSLANTDQTGSGKAKLEGHLKSDDFFGVYNFDTALLNFKTVTDKGNNTYTVIANLTIKGQTHPIIFDLVVKGNTATATLKVDRTKYDIRYGSGSFFDDLGDKTIYDEFELKVALVF
- a CDS encoding MarR family winged helix-turn-helix transcriptional regulator; translation: MTIEDITKTTGKLDDSTRVVLNILYTEKVISEQFAEILKPYELSSEQYNVLRILRGQKGNPANMYLIQERMVAKTSNTTRLVDKLLLKKFVTRQVCPDNRRKIEVLITQKGLDTLIELEPKVKEHQRTFTKNLTIAELQQLNQLLEKYRNK